In the Malaclemys terrapin pileata isolate rMalTer1 chromosome 3, rMalTer1.hap1, whole genome shotgun sequence genome, GGGGGCCTCGTGCATTCTTCAAAAGCAATTTATTTGTGGCCCAATGGGACTGGAAAGCTGAGTGATCAGACAATGAGTGTGATGCGAAGGTGGGGTGCCAGTGCGTAATGGGATCCCTTGACAGATGTGGTAGTGTGGAGAGTTGAGCTTTCCTGGCATAGAGGGCGGAGTCCCATAATGTTGTGCTTTGGTATTGTGTAATGCAGGGAtcgtcaacctttggcacgcggcccgtcagggaaatccatgGGCGGGCCGggatagtttgtttacctgcagcgtccgcaggttcagccgatcgcagctccagGCCCATGTCgcttcccccattggcctggaatggcaaacagcagccagtggaagctgcgatcagccgaacctgcggacattgcaggtaaacaaaccatcttggcccgccagcagatttccctgatgggtcacgtgccaaaggttgacgatccttggtgcagggccggtgctaccatttaggcaaactaggcggttgcctagggcgccaagatttgggggcaccaaaaagcggtgccccccatttttttttacagtgttcctacaccccttccccgagcgtgtggtcaccgctccacttctcccgcctcccaggagcgccaatcagctgtttggtgctgcaagcctgggaggggaggagaattagagtgggggcggcatgTTCAGggagctagggtggggagctgccgtacggctccctggggggagggagctgccgctggggggggcacctcagggcaggggggggggagctgcagcagggggggcgcctcagggcggaggggagtgcagggagctgccgcagggctgggggggggtgcaaggtggaagtttcacctagggcgtgaaacttccttgcccTGCCCTGGTGTAATGTATTGAGATCTCCTGGCACAGCACatcacctggcacaatggggtgtCTTTGTGTGTTGAGGTGTTTGGGCAGAGCAAACAGTCACCTGTTATAGTGAGAGCAGAAGTTGGTTCCCGTTCAATACCCTGGCAGTGCAGTACCTAGTCTGGCTAGAGCATATATCTACCAGcctttcaggagaaaaaaaaatgtgggacATAATGTCCAAAGGGGATAAATCTGGGGAGAAGGTGCCTCTCCTTTGCTCTTCTTTATTCTCCCAGCCCAACACCACCAAGTTCTTCTTCTTGCTGGCTGCTGCGTTGTGAAGAAGGAGAAAGCGTTCTTCTCTTTTCTATTTGCACTGTCCTGGTTAGACCCCTCCTGCCCCGTATGCGGCATCTcctgcaagggaagaggaagtgctGCAGCATTCATGACAACATGGCCTTCTCTTGTGGAGGCAATGCTAGTGGAGTGTGAAGGAGTCATGGAACCGAGACCAGCTGATGCAAAGACGTATGAGGGTACTTATCATGGGAAAGAAAGGGTTGAATGGGGAAGGAACCGGTCCCATCGTCACCAAAAAGTATGGGTggcttaaaaaaatcagttaaaaaaaaaacttgcttcccTTCCAAAGTTACTGTAAAATGTGCAGTAATGGAAGTGAACAGGTGAAAGATTAATGGGGGCGGTTCCACACCCAGAATTCAGGTCAGTCAATAGGTTTGGTAGCATGAGGCTGCCATAATAGCCCAACTCTGGATGATCAATAGTTAGCCTCCCAAGTTAGCTGGGCTAGTTCCAGTGATACCTTTGTTCAAACTGTGGCTTTATCATGTACACAGCACACATAGCGGAGGTGCAGCTTGTGACACCCGACCCTTCAGGGTTCCAATACTAATTGGACTAGCTACATTCTGCCTTTAATAAACCCTCTAATGGAAAATGATACAGAGCTTTGGCTAATAAAATGCCATAATATGAAAGAAAATGAATAGTTCATGTTAGTAATTGCCTAATGGAACATTAtccaaaacaaaatagaaattgACTGTCCGAAATAACCCTGCTATTCCTTAGTCTTTATGACTGTTTGTAGAAGCAAGGAGCTTTCCAGGTACCAATAGCAGAAGGGCAGGATGTAACGACCTCAAAGAGCAACAATCACGGACTTGCCAGTAAAAGAGACCAAATCCCCCTTTTCTCAAAGCTATTGCTAACAGAGAACCGGGAGAGTGGGAAACGCTCAGGGTACCACATAAGATGGCTTGGAGACAGACCGGTGGGGCTGGGGTCAGTAAGGGTAACAATCGTGTTCAACACCCCCCTAAGCGATGGGCAGGCAGGTTGCTAGTATAATAGCAAGTTCCTCCACCCCACTCCATCCCACCTGAAGGAAACCGACAAAGAGACAGTTAAGTGAAATCAGgaatttgtttcctttcttttaaagCAAGGGTAAGGTCATTTTCCATGGGCCCTCCAGGAAGGCAGTATCTGTGTCCTTTGCTCTAGCTACTCTGGGTTTTCATGCTAGCAATCATCTCATGCACCTTCTTGTTGAGGGATCCTCCATGGACTCCGTTTTTGCCCATGAGGAAGATCAGGGCTCTGGGAGTCTTGCCAATACATATGGACTTGTTGTCACCCTCCTTGGTTCTGGTGTCCATCACAGCATCTTTTTCCACAAGCAAGTAGTCGCGGATCACACTGCACTTCTTGCCAGCTATGGTGATACCAGTCTGCAGGAACCCCTTCCTGTCATGGCCTATGATCACCCCCACTTCCTGAGGTGAGATAGCTGCCAGTAGGCCCCCTGGCTTGGAAGCCCACACTGATTTATTGTCACTGTGCCCCACGATAGCTACATCTTCAATGTTCTTATCTTTTAGAATGGTGTTGATGTAGCTTTTCCAGTCACCCATCCTGCTTCGGTTATCAGAATGCTTCTGAAATGCTCTCAGCCAACTTGTTACCTCTTTGCTTGCCTTCTGAGCTTCAGGACTGGGGGCTTTCAAGCTAATCCTGGAGATTTTGAACTGAGAGTTTGTTTGAGCTGAGGACTCTGAAGTGTTCAAGCTGAGGAATCAAGAGGGTTCAGCAGACACTGCTCTTGCTTTGCCAATCAAGGGAGATCTATTCCCATCATGAAATGGTCATGTGTATGCTTAAACAGTTGCTAAGAGTTTCTTTGTGATGTCAAAAGCATCTAGCATCACAACCTGTAGGCCATTATGATGTCATCTCTCTCTTAAAGTAAAAGTATCCTTTATTCCCAAGAAATGTACAAGATGTTGGCCCTTCTACTGCCTACTGCCAGGAGGGGtctgtgacggtacctcccataaggctttatgggaatatgacataacgggaatatgttttgtgctgcctgtgccatgtaacatatttctgtaaaggttatggtctactatatctattaatcttatttgtacacatatatcattttgtacttgaggttaagaatatgggctgtatgcttgcctgatttctaagtaagctttgtgaggcatttggtcagcttctttaggaaggaatttgcaaggttaagtacccgatcaggaagcacttggggaacaatgcatcttggaatgctccaatccacataagtagtcttcctggagacatacaagataccatgtggacaatggcttctgcctgtaaagactgtgagtcatgcatggacatgtgactccagaactccatcttggagctggactttgcataggagtgagggaggggggtcTCTACCCACAAgtgaaagtctatttaaacccatgggagacccctccattttgtctttagctggctaaagagagagcctcctcacccccccaggatacttggaagaaactggaacaaaggggtgtgagtgattacTGGATCCAGGCTAAAagaagattagtctgtaaaagggagcattctggaactggtgaggatcttatctgtattcagtgtttgattacacataatttgcacattttattttattttgcttggtgactttgttctgtttgttactacttggaaccacttaaatcctactttctgtatttaataaaatcactgtttacttattaattaactcagagtatgtattaatacctgggggagcaaacaactgtgcatatttctctatcagtgttctagagggtgaacaatttatgagtttaccctgcataagctttatacagggtaaaatggatttatttgggtttagaccccattgggagttgggcatctgagtgcaaaagacaagcacacttctgtgagctgttttcaggtaaacctgcagctttgggacaagtaattcagaccccgAGTCTTCGTTGGAGCAGACGggaatgtctggctcagcaagacagggtgctggagtcctgagctggcagggaaaacagggatagaagtagtcgtggcacatcgggtggcagctctcaagagggtttctgtgatccaacccatcacagggtcACTCATATGAACTTCAGTTTTTTATTACGGTCCCCAAAGAACATGGAAACTGCTCTATATTGTGTATCACAGGGCTTGGTGGTGgaagaatgaaaaggaaaatgcAGATCGATGTATAGACATGAAAAAACAAGATGAAAATCCAGAAGTCCCAGTACTATAGTTGAAGGTGTTAAAAATTAcaggttttagcccacaaaagcttatgctcaaataaatttgttagtctctaaggtgccacaagtactcctgttctttttgcggatacagactaacacggctgctactctgaaacaattcTTTCAGTGAATATTGGATCAGATTCTGCCCCTGGAGAGTCCATGTTTCTTCTGAAGTGGAAAGTGGAGAATTCCTCTAGGAAGCAAAGCCATCCAACCACCTGCTTGGCCTTTCTTGCCCTCTTCCAAAGTCCTAGTCTAGTGATACCATCTCTTGCTCTGGAGTGTTGAAGGAAACAGACTGTGCAGCCAACATTTGCTTACACTTTGCAGCCGAAGTATTCTCTATTCTGTGCCTCACCCGTCAGTTGTGAGGTGTGCAGGGAAACTGATGCTGGATCTTGGGCAAAAACTCATCAGTATTAACTTGGCATGGCTGAAGGAGGTATTTAAAGTAGAAATGggcctaaaccagtggttctcaaaatttAACAACTCACGAACCCCTTTCATGAAAATATCAAATCTTGTGAACCcactcctaaaaatgaatatttccagggattttatcccttacctgagcataaattatagaagcagtgatcttggaaataatttgtttttttatgacatgcttattacacactatttattattacattattcattttattacGTAATGAAAACAGCAACACCTCCAAGATTTCACTTTTGTAGCTCATGTCACTTCGATTAAGCCTCCtacatgtttcatcaaggagtacgaaccagcatgaaggtatttaagaagccaactcaaatatTTTCTCCCACAAGCATTTGAGTCTTGAGCCGTCCAGGCAAATAACACATgactacaacaaagcttaaacttgttctgccAGGAAGTTATGATCACGGGGATCGGGCTGCTGGCCCTGGcacctggggtccctagggatggctctgtccaccattacagaattttttttctgagaaccCCCTGATACATTttgcaaaccccagtttgggaaccattggcATAAACCAAACCCCCCAAATCTGATAATTTCTGGACTTTGGATCTGGATCTCAACTGTGTAGCTGGCCTCTATGTATATAATGGGTTGAGCAAAACATCCACATATTTaatagttcaggcccatctcttaaTATACAGATACTATCTCTAGCTAATATGAACAGACTTCTCCTAGCC is a window encoding:
- the PFN3 gene encoding profilin-3, producing MGDWKSYINTILKDKNIEDVAIVGHSDNKSVWASKPGGLLAAISPQEVGVIIGHDRKGFLQTGITIAGKKCSVIRDYLLVEKDAVMDTRTKEGDNKSICIGKTPRALIFLMGKNGVHGGSLNKKVHEMIASMKTQSS